From a region of the Oncorhynchus keta strain PuntledgeMale-10-30-2019 chromosome 13, Oket_V2, whole genome shotgun sequence genome:
- the LOC118377347 gene encoding pre-mRNA-processing factor 39-like: MSKGFGYVVDEFTSDVNPSDANPIDLDQFNMDEFVTVDEVEGDEADNANPPEPSSSSPNTQDGTYGRLERSSKRKRATPDTPISTMKSSQEKGRPLSKSTPTPSSSTSTPPGQKNPRQAATAKKTQAAKAQPPASAGRKTGSSAAAAVVATEAAETRETVTDDDPTVRMEAEPLAVELLSQPIGGAAAAQLVEGVEVTKGSDMEGVLPSCDHKVSVLGTALPANKEVESAGSEIGMETTAGKPPEVDGSEEKAQAKKGDSILGSKAQNEGCTLELGLTDPSSTAKEQDLHTTLELQGLETVSGHQVPQSLVDKVPKENVGLQIPNKTVNDTVVPAASESTASQELQTTPEERQDEEESAFHILDSVEDTEDRRDSLPREMEGFHILDSVDDQVTEALEIHSTESKGTSKPQKASYKKGNIQKKVGKKIAQTPEKIQTPPVESEMGEGGTHKKTNRVPLDEVSEEEESYPDDAAEEEELMKKQKLAKEKRRDREWEKERSTKRVRSREKEQEWKRGKGRFSVDTEWLVTLDEIGGDGDERGEEGARDQESGMNEADLQELVTLDEIVGEDGGEGPNPEPHPFRQEDESGDSFNTETMVTLDETGSDHEMEEVQPKKSPEPAQTRHADNTGEDFVVSEAGFFCKLCSLSGSEDKKTHCSSLQHCQNMQKHYPKHQKQQAGSSRQGSASK, translated from the exons atgagtaaG GGTTTTGGCTACGTGGTGGATGAGTTCACTTCCGACGTCAATCCTAGTGACGCCAACCCAATCGACCTGGACCAGTTCAACATGGATGAGTTCGTCACCGTGGACGAGGTGGAAGGGGATGAGGCGGACAACGCCAACCCACCAGAGCCATCATCTTCATCACCCAATACCCAAGATGGCACCTATGGAAGGTTGGAACGATCATCCAAACGCAAGAGGGCTACCCCTGATACCCCAATTTCTACTATGAAGTCAAGCCAGGAGAAGGGGAGGCCCCTGTCCAAAAGCACTCCCACCCCATCTTCTTCTACCTCTACCCCCCCTGGACAGAAGAATCCACGACAAGCCGCAACAGCCAAAAAAACGCAGGCGGCAAAAGCTCAACCACCTGCCTCCGCCGGACGCAAGACCGGGTCGTCAGCCGCAGCTGCTGTTGTCGCGACGGAAGCCGCAGAAACCCGAGAAACTGTCACTGACGATGACCCCACAGTCAGGATGGAAGCGGAGCCTCTTGCCGTGGAGCTTCTGTCTCAGCCAATTGGGGGAGCAGCCGCTGCTCAGTTGGTAGAGGGAGTAGAGGTCACAAAGGGAAGTGACATGGAGGGTGTGTTACCGTCATGCGACCACAAGGTGTCAGTGTTGGGCACGGCATTGCCGGCGAACAAGGAAGTAGAAAGTGCTGGGTCAGAGATTGGTATGGAGACTACAGCTGGAAAACCTCCAGAGGTAGACGGGAGCGAGGAGAAGGCCCAGGCTAAAAAAGGTGACTCGATTCTGGGTAGCAAGGCTCAGAATGAAGGCTGCACACTGGAGCTTGGCTTGACTGATCCGTCTTCCACAGCCAAGGAGCAAGACCTTCATACAACCCTAGAACTACAAGGGCTTGAGACGGTGTCGGGTCACCAAGTGCCCCAATCACTCGTTGACAAAGTGCCCAAAGAAAATGTGGGTTTACAGATACCCAACAAAACCGTGAATGACACCGTGGTGCCTGCAGCCTCTGAATCTACGGCTTCCCAGGAGCTCCAAACTACTCCAGAGGAACGCCAAGACGAAGAAGAATCTGCTTTCCACATTCTGGACTCTGTAGAAGACACTGAAGACCGAAGAGATTCTCtacccagagagatggaagggTTCCACATTCTGGACTCTGTAGACGATCAGGTGACAGAAGCTCTGGAAATCCATTCTACTGAATCTAAGGGTACCTCAAAACCCCAGAAAGCGAGTTACAAAAAGGGTAATATTCAAAAGAAGGTTGGCAAGAAGATAGCTCAAACCCCTGAGAAGATACAGACCCCACCAGTGGAGTCAGAGATGGGTGAGGGAGGTACCCACAAAAAGACCAACCGTGTCCCCTTGGATGAggtgagtgaggaagaggagagttaCCCTGACGACGCTGCCGAAGAGGAAGAGCTGATGAAGAAACAGAAACTGGCGAAGGAGAAACGGCgagacagagaatgggagaaggagaggagtacAAAGCGGGtgaggagcagagagaaggagcaggaatggaagagggggaaggggaggttCAGTGTGGACACGGAATGGTTGGTGACTCTGGATGAGATcggaggagatggggatgagagaggagaggagggtgcgAGGGATCAGGAGAGCGGGATGAATGAGGCAGACCTTCAAGAATTGGTCACTCTGGATGAGATCGTTGGcgaggatggaggggagggtcCTAACCCGGAGCCACACCCATTCAGGCAGGAGGACGAATCAGGAGACTCCTTCAACACAGAG ACTATGGTGACCCTGGATGAGACTGGAAGTGATCATGAGATGGAGGAAGTGCAGCCCAAGAAGTCTCCAGAACCAGCCCAGACCCGGCACGCTGACAACACAG gtgagGACTTTGTGGTTTCTGAGGCAGGGTTCTTCTGTAAGTTGTGTTCTCTGTCTGGGAGTGAAGACAAGAAGACCCACTGCAGCAGTCTACAGCACTGTCAGAACATGCAG aAACATTACCCGAAGCATCAGAAGCAACAAGCAGGAAGTTCTAGACAAGGCTCCGCCTCCAAGTGA